TTAGCAGCCTGTTTGCAAGGCTGGCTTAAAATTTGCTCCTGAATAATTCAGTATtggcattatttttatttggggatcAGGGATAATATTTGGGGAATCTAAGGCTCAATAAAGAGTACTTACCCCATCATCTTTGAATTCACACTGGTCAGGATACCGATTCTCTAACTTAAGGCACCTGGTTTCCTGAATGGTGAAACGCAGGATCTGTCTTTCAGTCTAGGAGGGAGAGATTTGAAGAAGCATCAAGGGTAAGAGGAGTGAGGATGATCCTGGCAATGTGACACTGACAAAGCCTGTCTGGGAAGGCTTCCCTAGGATGCAGatctttgtcttctttttgcCCTCTCCCAGCTTCCCGGCCCCAATATTCTCCTCTTGAAAGGTAGTAAGgtgcaaaagattttaaaataagaagaccTAGGTTTGAAGTCCAACTTTTCCACTTAAATCTTATATGATCTTGCACTCCTGGTTCAGGCTACTCCCCTTCATCCTCTAATATTTGTCTGCTAGAAATTCCTCCTCTTTGAATCAGGCAATAGTAACATCTGACATGAGTGCCTTTTAGCAGAAGCCTTCTAGAGACGCTACCTCCACTAGGAAGTGATTCAAATGAAATTAGCACATTTCACAGGAAGAGGGATGAGGGGAACATTTTTGAAAATTACcctaatgtaaaaataaagatatcaatacaactttaaaaatataccaCAGCTTAAGGTTTTCTTCTCCAAGAGGCTTTTTCTGCCCAAAGTTCTGAGATTGCAGCTGTCCCAACAACCAGAACTAGTCTAAAATGAACCTCCCTAAGTGACACCCAGAGGATGTTCTGTCATAGATTGGGAATGACCCTCGGGATGGACTTAAAACCTGCCTTCAGGTCTGCATTGAAGCATCCACTTCTCTCTTGGAGTCTATTATCCAAAGTTCTGTGCTTGGAGAGATGGAAACAAGTGGAGAAGGGACTCACCTCATAAGAGACATGTTTGATTTCAAGGATCTTGTAGAGGAAATTATCATGGGACTCTTTGTTGTAGGTATCTTGTAATAGGGATCTAGCAACTTCATCaaacaatttcttcttttgctgAACAGAAAGTGTTGAAGTGATTGTAATAGTCACTGCCACATATAGCACCAGAAGGCTTCTCCTCAAGGACTCCATCCTTATTCTCCTTGGCTGGGGATCCAAGTGtgttcctgccttcaagatgGTCTTTTTAAGGCCACTGGAGGGTAGGGAGTGGGGCAGGTATTGCTTTCTTTCTCCATAACACCTTGCCTAATTCCTGTCCAAATAGGAAGAGGTGCCTTTGAAAAATCTCAAGCATCTTGATGGAGTCCAAGACACTGCTGAGAGATTGAGAAATAGGTAGAAAAGTTTATCTATTATCTCTCTTTTGTATTTGAGCAAAGACTTGAAATAGATAATTCTATGCTTCAGAGTCCCCAAACAAATAACGGCAATAGCTTTAGGATCCACAGAGTATCCTAGAACCAGCAGTAGCAGCTGATCTCTGGAGAGCCACCTTGTCAGTATGAATCCAAGTTGGAGGAATGTTACCTCAAAAGGGCTGAATTACTTTAATGGTTATTTTTATGATTCTtacttctctttgatgaaatgCAGCTTCCAGGGAAGATGTAACAATAATCCTAAAGTCACTTAGCCTTGGGGGTGAAATagttaaaaatgatatatttcttctcTCAGCTTCCAGGGAAGATGTAGCAATAACCCTAAGATTCACTAGCCTTGAGAATGCTGTAGATACATAGACATTGTTGGCTGTCAAATCACAATCTGTTGATCAGTGATATcaaagtttctgagacaataatCAAGTGCATCCCAGACTACTCCTTGACTCTGGTAAGCCTATAAAAGTGTAAGCTATAAAATTAgtatatcagtgacatgaagtctttctttttcccataaaTTTATCTCCTTGCCCCTGGTtccttgctaaattcttttggaactttaATTGgagttacaattataataaactatgTCTCTTGACTTGGAAATGGATTCtggtctgcaaattcttttgggaTATCTCGTGACACTGGTCTGGAACTCCAACCTTTTTGGGTTCTCCTTTGAACCTCAACACCTTCTTACAAAGATGTTGAACATActgacttttctttctctacataATTTAGAGCAGGGGCAAGTGTCATATTATATGGTGAAAAAAGGCTTGATATTGAAGTCAGGAAATCTTTGTGGGTTCTTTCCCTGCTTCTGCCATTGACTATGTTATCACCTTAAACACTCACTCCCTTAACTCTGAGCACCCTTCCTgctcaaatggagaaaattgtcTATAGGATGGTTTCCaatgtttttgttctttgaactcctttaaaaatgtgttttaaccTCCATGGTGATTTGGCATACTCTCATAATATTCTTTTAGATTTGTTTATTAGATACTTAAAATAATTGCAATGATACCTTTTGCCCCTtgaatttccaaattaaaattaatatcataaaatcataattttaaaagtttt
This sequence is a window from Sminthopsis crassicaudata isolate SCR6 chromosome 1, ASM4859323v1, whole genome shotgun sequence. Protein-coding genes within it:
- the LOC141555669 gene encoding cathelicidin-related antimicrobial peptide Bf-CRAMP-like; translated protein: MESLRRSLLVLYVAVTITITSTLSVQQKKKLFDEVARSLLQDTYNKESHDNFLYKILEIKHVSYETERQILRFTIQETRCLKLENRYPDQCEFKDDGLVKDCSGQISSAGFHRFVVLSCDTVAGQ